Proteins co-encoded in one Bremerella sp. TYQ1 genomic window:
- a CDS encoding DUF1559 domain-containing protein, translating to MPISSPRRMRGFTLVELLVVIAIIGVLIALLLPAVQQAREAARRMQCSNQLKQLGLAMHNYHDTYQVFPPGSVNLSTTSAANQNLTNWAIAILPYIEQTALYEQYDHSVHNSHASNEDVLKTILPAMLCPSDVGSEVLVTPSQLVGTDIAPGSYKGNIGRRFRGANGYFDYPPYAGTYTAAERASIGPLHVSGVNGLTCERFATITDGSTNTLLIGEYHTKTRPDCKTFWASSQNFHNLAAAQPESYTRIPDWEACYAATGNSQHWKCYRAFASLHAGGTVNFAMCDGSVTSIPQTIDNVVFEALSTISRNEVASLP from the coding sequence ATGCCCATTTCATCTCCTCGACGGATGCGCGGCTTTACCTTGGTCGAACTGCTGGTCGTCATTGCGATTATTGGCGTTTTGATCGCCCTGCTTTTGCCGGCCGTCCAACAGGCGCGCGAGGCGGCTCGGCGGATGCAGTGCAGTAATCAGCTGAAGCAGCTCGGTTTGGCGATGCACAACTATCACGACACCTATCAGGTCTTTCCGCCAGGTAGTGTGAATCTGAGTACCACTTCGGCGGCAAACCAGAATTTGACCAACTGGGCGATTGCCATTTTGCCGTACATCGAGCAGACCGCACTTTACGAACAGTACGACCACAGCGTCCACAATTCGCACGCGAGTAACGAGGACGTGCTGAAGACGATTCTTCCCGCGATGCTTTGCCCATCCGATGTTGGTTCGGAAGTGCTCGTCACGCCTAGCCAGTTGGTCGGCACCGATATTGCCCCAGGCTCTTATAAGGGAAACATTGGACGTCGGTTCCGTGGAGCGAACGGCTACTTCGACTATCCACCCTATGCTGGGACTTATACAGCGGCGGAAAGAGCATCGATCGGTCCCCTGCACGTGTCTGGCGTCAATGGGCTGACTTGCGAGCGGTTCGCTACGATCACCGATGGCTCGACGAATACGCTTTTAATCGGGGAATATCACACGAAAACCCGTCCAGACTGCAAGACTTTCTGGGCAAGTTCGCAGAACTTCCACAACTTGGCAGCCGCTCAGCCAGAGTCTTATACCCGGATTCCTGACTGGGAAGCATGCTATGCTGCGACCGGCAACAGTCAGCATTGGAAGTGCTATCGCGCGTTTGCGAGTCTACATGCCGGCGGCACGGTAAACTTCGCCATGTGCGATGGCTCGGTCACAAGCATTCCTCAAACGATCGACAATGTAGTCTTCGAGGCACTGTCGACCATTTCCAGAAACGAAGTGGCATCGCTTCCTTAG
- a CDS encoding class I SAM-dependent methyltransferase: MDVRQFNRDAWDRQVEANDRWTVPVSSDEIAQAKAGIWSVILTPTKPVPRDWFPASMAGVKILCLASGGGQQGPILAATGADVVVYDNSPKQLHQDRLVADRDGLALETVEGDMADLSPFADASFDLIFHPCSNCFAADVLPVWREAFRVLRPGGTLLSGISNPVRFVFDEAAQDEQGQLIVRHKIPYSDLTHLTEQEQANAMQQRPLEFGHTLEDQLGGQLQAGFLLAGLFEDRFDDSDLISRYIDTFMATRAVKPPA, from the coding sequence ATGGACGTTCGCCAATTCAATCGAGATGCGTGGGATCGTCAGGTCGAAGCCAACGATCGCTGGACCGTTCCGGTAAGTTCCGACGAAATCGCCCAAGCCAAAGCCGGAATCTGGTCGGTGATTCTGACACCCACCAAGCCTGTGCCGCGCGATTGGTTTCCTGCGTCGATGGCTGGCGTGAAGATCTTATGTCTCGCTTCCGGGGGTGGGCAGCAAGGGCCGATCCTCGCGGCAACCGGAGCGGACGTTGTTGTCTACGACAACTCACCCAAGCAGCTGCACCAAGATCGGCTTGTGGCCGATCGCGATGGCCTGGCACTAGAAACCGTCGAAGGCGATATGGCCGATCTCAGCCCCTTCGCCGATGCGTCGTTCGACTTGATCTTTCATCCTTGCTCCAATTGCTTTGCCGCCGATGTCCTGCCGGTCTGGCGAGAGGCCTTTCGAGTGCTGCGTCCTGGCGGCACACTGTTGTCCGGTATCTCGAATCCAGTACGGTTTGTCTTCGACGAGGCAGCCCAGGATGAACAGGGGCAACTGATCGTACGGCACAAAATTCCTTACTCCGATCTCACCCATCTGACCGAGCAGGAACAAGCCAACGCCATGCAGCAGCGTCCTTTAGAGTTCGGCCATACGTTAGAGGATCAGCTCGGCGGCCAGCTGCAGGCAGGGTTTCTCTTAGCAGGTCTGTTCGAAGATCGTTTCGACGACAGCGATCTCATCTCGCGGTACATCGATACGTTTATGGCGACCCGCGCGGTAAAGCCACCTGCGTAA
- a CDS encoding type II toxin-antitoxin system ParD family antitoxin, giving the protein MNRVSNSFVIAAIPRDNAIISFLRFRTVYPKVNDVNVKLPNNQEAFLQSLVASGRFASEADAMAEAVRLLAAQEQLRAELAKGMEQLDSGERLTEEEVFPDILAELAALEERRS; this is encoded by the coding sequence TTGAACCGCGTTTCAAATTCGTTTGTCATCGCGGCGATTCCACGCGATAATGCCATCATCTCCTTTTTACGGTTCCGCACTGTCTATCCGAAGGTAAACGACGTGAACGTCAAGCTGCCCAACAACCAGGAAGCGTTTCTTCAAAGCCTTGTTGCCAGCGGTCGATTTGCCTCGGAAGCCGACGCCATGGCCGAAGCGGTCCGCCTGCTTGCGGCCCAGGAACAACTTCGCGCCGAGCTTGCCAAAGGGATGGAGCAACTCGACTCTGGTGAACGCCTTACCGAAGAGGAAGTCTTCCCTGATATCCTCGCGGAATTAGCCGCCCTGGAAGAGCGTCGCTCTTAA
- the carB gene encoding carbamoyl-phosphate synthase large subunit yields the protein MPRRDDIKKILIIGSGPIVIGQACEFDYSGTQACKSLREEGYEVVLVNSNPATIMTDPDTADSTYIEPLTTDILEKIIAKERPCALLPTLGGQTALNLAMDLDKHGILEKYGVEMIGARADVIAKAEEREQFKQAMDKIGLEVCRGATVHTVEEARKVLDEVGLPAVVRPSFTMGGSGSSIAYNREEFDSLVRNGLDQSPVTEVLIEESIIGWKEYEMEVMRDRDDNVVIICAIENFDPMGVHTGDSITVAPAQTLSDKEYQRMRDASLAVIREIGVETGGSNIQFACDPTSDRMIVIEMNPRVSRSSALASKATGFPIAKIAAKLAVGYRLHELPNDITRETKACFEPSIDYVVTKIPRFAFEKFPEADSTLTTQMKSVGETMAIGRTFKESFQKALRGLEVGRFGFGCDGKDLWGTDEQPTDDEIRAKLSKPNAERPWYLRYALKSGMTVAQLYEITGIDPWFGDQLMQLVEFEDELAAIGSIADISTEKLLQAKRWGFADRQLATLLKSSEMEVRGERKKRGIAAVYKSVDTCAAEFEAYTPYYYSTYEIENEVPAKKPDQKRIMILGGGPNRIGQGIEFDYCCCHASFALREMGIESVMVNSNPETVSTDYDTSDLLFFEPLTTEDVLNICDVVQPDGVIVQFGGQTPLNLARGLANAGVPIIGTSVDTIDAAEDREQFQQLLGRLNLKQPANAIARNMSQARAEASKVGFPALVRPSFVLGGRAMEICYDDKQFERFVAEAFLVAQGQPVLIDRFLEDATEVDVDCISDGETVIVSGVMEHIEEAGVHSGDSACVIPPYSLPGPVVQEIREATIAMAKYLKVVGLMNVQYAVKQEDGKMNVYVLEVNPRASRTVPFVAKATGMPVAKIAAKVMAGCTLSELGITGEPIPAHVSIKESVFPFRKFAGVDIVLGPEMRSTGEVMGISERFSLAFAKCQLAAGVVLPQPEDGKIFVSVSGRHKDQIADISARLRDLGYELLATDGTAKRLEEAGVPAQRIKKLAEGHPNLLDLMIDGAVSLVMNTPNGKGARTDEGRIRAAAVQHGIPCITTIQAAEAATKAMEALRQEGMEVESLQDRFKQVRIHQTT from the coding sequence GTGCCGCGACGCGACGATATCAAAAAGATCTTGATCATTGGTTCCGGTCCTATCGTGATCGGCCAGGCCTGCGAGTTCGATTATTCTGGCACCCAGGCCTGCAAATCGCTTCGAGAAGAAGGGTACGAGGTGGTGTTGGTGAACTCCAACCCAGCCACCATCATGACCGACCCGGATACGGCCGACTCGACTTATATCGAGCCGCTTACCACCGATATCCTGGAAAAGATTATTGCCAAGGAACGCCCTTGTGCTTTGCTGCCGACCCTTGGTGGTCAAACGGCACTGAACTTGGCGATGGATCTCGACAAGCATGGGATCCTTGAAAAGTATGGCGTCGAGATGATCGGTGCCCGAGCCGACGTGATCGCCAAAGCGGAAGAACGCGAACAGTTCAAGCAGGCGATGGATAAGATCGGCCTGGAAGTTTGCCGCGGTGCCACCGTGCACACCGTGGAAGAGGCCCGCAAAGTTCTCGACGAAGTCGGCCTGCCGGCAGTCGTTCGCCCCAGCTTCACGATGGGTGGCTCCGGTTCAAGCATCGCTTATAACCGCGAAGAGTTCGACAGCCTCGTCCGCAACGGGCTCGACCAGTCGCCGGTCACGGAAGTGCTGATCGAAGAATCGATCATCGGCTGGAAAGAATACGAGATGGAAGTGATGCGCGATCGCGACGACAACGTCGTGATCATCTGCGCGATTGAAAACTTCGATCCGATGGGCGTCCACACCGGCGACAGTATTACCGTCGCCCCTGCGCAAACGCTGAGCGATAAAGAATACCAGCGTATGCGTGACGCTTCGCTGGCGGTCATTCGTGAGATCGGCGTCGAAACCGGCGGCTCGAACATTCAGTTCGCCTGCGATCCGACTTCCGACCGCATGATCGTGATCGAGATGAACCCACGTGTCAGCCGTAGCTCGGCATTGGCATCGAAGGCAACCGGTTTCCCGATCGCCAAGATCGCCGCCAAGCTGGCCGTCGGTTACCGTTTGCACGAACTGCCTAATGACATCACTCGCGAAACGAAGGCCTGCTTCGAGCCATCGATCGACTATGTCGTGACGAAGATTCCACGCTTCGCCTTCGAGAAGTTCCCCGAAGCCGACAGCACGCTGACGACCCAGATGAAGAGCGTCGGCGAAACGATGGCGATCGGCCGTACGTTTAAGGAATCGTTCCAGAAAGCTTTGCGTGGTCTGGAAGTCGGTCGCTTCGGCTTCGGTTGCGACGGCAAAGACTTGTGGGGCACCGACGAACAGCCGACCGACGACGAAATTCGTGCGAAGCTTTCCAAGCCCAACGCCGAACGTCCCTGGTATCTTCGCTATGCGTTGAAGTCTGGCATGACGGTCGCTCAGCTGTACGAAATCACCGGCATCGATCCATGGTTTGGTGATCAGCTGATGCAGTTGGTCGAGTTTGAAGACGAACTCGCGGCGATCGGTTCCATTGCTGACATCAGCACAGAAAAGCTGCTGCAAGCGAAACGCTGGGGCTTCGCCGACCGCCAACTGGCGACACTGCTTAAGAGCAGCGAGATGGAAGTTCGCGGCGAACGCAAAAAGCGTGGGATCGCGGCCGTCTACAAATCGGTCGATACGTGTGCCGCCGAGTTCGAGGCTTACACGCCGTATTACTACTCGACCTACGAAATCGAAAACGAAGTCCCTGCCAAGAAGCCGGATCAAAAGCGAATCATGATCCTGGGTGGCGGACCGAACCGTATCGGTCAGGGGATCGAGTTCGACTATTGCTGCTGCCACGCTTCGTTTGCTCTTCGAGAAATGGGCATCGAATCGGTCATGGTCAACAGCAACCCCGAAACGGTCAGTACCGACTACGATACGTCCGACTTGCTGTTCTTCGAGCCGCTGACGACTGAAGACGTGCTGAACATCTGCGACGTCGTTCAGCCTGATGGGGTGATTGTTCAGTTTGGTGGTCAAACGCCGCTGAATCTGGCTCGTGGTTTGGCGAACGCCGGCGTGCCGATCATCGGAACGAGCGTCGACACGATCGATGCGGCTGAAGATCGCGAGCAGTTCCAGCAGCTGCTCGGTCGCTTGAACCTCAAGCAGCCTGCCAATGCGATCGCTCGTAACATGAGCCAGGCCCGAGCCGAAGCGTCCAAAGTCGGCTTCCCTGCCCTTGTTCGACCAAGCTTCGTGCTGGGTGGTCGTGCGATGGAGATTTGCTACGACGACAAGCAGTTCGAGCGATTCGTTGCCGAAGCGTTTCTCGTCGCTCAGGGGCAGCCGGTTCTGATCGACCGCTTCCTGGAAGATGCCACCGAAGTCGATGTCGACTGCATCAGCGACGGCGAGACGGTAATCGTGTCTGGCGTCATGGAACACATTGAAGAAGCGGGCGTGCACAGTGGTGACTCGGCCTGCGTGATTCCACCGTACAGCTTGCCTGGTCCGGTTGTTCAGGAGATCCGCGAGGCGACCATCGCCATGGCGAAGTACCTGAAAGTGGTCGGCCTGATGAACGTGCAATACGCCGTGAAGCAGGAAGATGGCAAGATGAACGTCTACGTGCTGGAAGTGAATCCACGTGCCAGCCGTACGGTTCCGTTCGTCGCCAAAGCCACCGGAATGCCGGTCGCGAAGATCGCGGCGAAAGTGATGGCCGGCTGCACGCTCTCCGAGCTGGGCATCACCGGCGAGCCGATCCCGGCCCACGTTTCGATCAAAGAATCGGTCTTCCCGTTCCGCAAGTTCGCCGGCGTCGACATCGTCCTCGGCCCCGAAATGCGTTCGACCGGCGAAGTGATGGGCATCAGCGAACGCTTCAGTCTGGCGTTTGCCAAGTGTCAGCTCGCCGCCGGTGTGGTGTTGCCGCAGCCGGAAGATGGCAAGATCTTCGTCAGCGTCTCTGGTCGTCATAAAGATCAGATCGCCGACATCTCGGCCCGCCTGCGAGATCTCGGTTACGAGCTCCTCGCGACCGACGGAACGGCCAAGCGTTTGGAAGAAGCCGGCGTTCCGGCCCAGCGAATCAAGAAGCTCGCCGAAGGGCATCCGAACCTGCTGGACTTGATGATCGACGGAGCCGTTTCCCTGGTGATGAATACGCCCAACGGGAAAGGGGCGCGAACCGACGAAGGCCGCATTCGTGCCGCCGCCGTTCAGCATGGCATCCCTTGTATCACCACCATTCAAGCTGCCGAAGCGGCCACGAAAGCCATGGAAGCTTTGCGACAAGAAGGAATGGAAGTCGAGTCGCTCCAAGACCGCTTCAAGCAAGTCCGCATCCATCAAACGACCTAA
- a CDS encoding MBL fold metallo-hydrolase produces the protein MKIRLLMPMVDPKSRLQYTASALIDDHIAIDTGGLSYLGSIEQQRAIEHVLLTHSHIDHVGGLPLFLDNIFEPTADCPTVYAGEATWHSLERHLFNDEIWPDLQRIGGDCPFYRKQIVDAQRPIEIGGYKITPIPLQHIVPTLGYVIEGEQGSALFAWDTAPFLEFDAIAKSIPNLKLIFLDASFPNEMQWLAEKSQHTTPAQFQRQVENISADVQIVAVHLKPGYHEQMVSELEALHLPNVEVACRDKIYEI, from the coding sequence ATGAAAATTCGCCTGCTGATGCCGATGGTCGATCCGAAGAGTCGACTGCAATACACCGCTTCGGCGTTGATCGACGATCATATCGCGATCGATACCGGCGGGCTTTCGTACTTGGGCAGCATCGAGCAGCAGCGCGCCATCGAACATGTGCTGTTGACGCATTCGCACATTGATCATGTCGGCGGTCTGCCGCTGTTTCTCGACAATATCTTTGAGCCAACTGCGGACTGCCCGACCGTTTATGCGGGTGAAGCCACGTGGCACAGTTTGGAACGGCATTTATTCAACGACGAGATCTGGCCAGACCTTCAGCGTATTGGTGGCGACTGTCCTTTCTATCGGAAACAGATTGTCGACGCGCAGCGACCGATTGAGATCGGTGGATACAAAATCACGCCGATTCCTTTGCAGCACATTGTCCCGACGCTGGGGTATGTGATTGAAGGAGAGCAGGGGAGTGCGTTGTTCGCCTGGGACACGGCACCGTTTCTCGAGTTCGATGCCATCGCGAAGTCGATCCCGAACTTGAAGCTGATCTTCCTGGACGCCAGCTTCCCGAACGAGATGCAGTGGCTCGCCGAGAAAAGCCAACACACGACCCCGGCACAGTTTCAGCGACAAGTCGAGAACATTTCAGCCGACGTACAGATCGTTGCCGTCCACCTGAAGCCAGGCTATCACGAGCAAATGGTCAGCGAACTGGAAGCACTTCATCTACCCAACGTCGAAGTCGCATGCCGCGACAAGATTTACGAGATTTAA
- a CDS encoding FAD-dependent oxidoreductase, which yields MDKQRIVILGGGFGGVYTAAELVRRVKRFHKASVNIEVILVSEENYITFQPLLPEVVSGAVEQLHVISPIRRIAPGVVLYTRSVEKIDVVNKTVQLAPGRVPRSEVLSYDHLVIALGNQLAHAKVPGMYEHAIPFKYLGDALRLRNHVVEMLEEASVCTDPAERERLLTFVVAGGGFSGVECIAEMDDFLKKAVRAFPNISRSDLRMVLVQSADRILPEMKENLAAYADKLLRKRGIEIILEHRLNEVSADRAVILCKASKEAKTIPSRTVVATVPTEPHEVILNTPLECDRGRIQVNDEMESTSHPGVWSLGDCAAVPSGEGYNSPPTAQYAVRQAVVCAENILATIRDKPRSHFKFAGLGKLASLGARCAVAEVFGFTFSGFFAWVMWRAIYVGKMPGLDRKIRVFIDWLKDFFLPRDITQLNVHNEQHVRREHIAAGQTLFHQGDFGDRLYFVAKGKLEIEVDGRVINTTGEGDVIGEMALLSHTARSATVRAVEPTDLVSLPKDAFDSIIQYVPGAAEAMADIHEKRMQQIKADMAAAAEDQPQN from the coding sequence ATGGATAAACAACGGATCGTGATTCTGGGCGGTGGTTTTGGGGGCGTTTATACGGCTGCCGAGTTGGTCCGGCGTGTGAAGCGATTTCACAAAGCGTCGGTCAACATCGAGGTAATTCTCGTCAGCGAAGAGAACTACATCACCTTCCAGCCGCTGCTGCCGGAAGTGGTTTCCGGGGCCGTCGAACAGCTGCACGTGATCAGTCCGATTCGACGCATCGCCCCTGGCGTTGTGCTGTATACCCGATCGGTCGAAAAGATCGACGTCGTCAATAAAACCGTACAGCTTGCTCCTGGGCGTGTGCCACGTTCCGAGGTCCTTTCGTACGACCACTTGGTGATTGCGCTGGGCAACCAGCTGGCACACGCCAAAGTGCCAGGCATGTACGAGCATGCCATTCCGTTTAAATACCTGGGCGATGCGCTTCGGCTGCGAAACCACGTGGTCGAAATGCTGGAAGAAGCCAGCGTTTGCACCGATCCAGCGGAACGAGAACGACTGCTCACGTTTGTCGTTGCCGGCGGTGGTTTCTCCGGGGTCGAGTGCATCGCGGAAATGGATGACTTCCTTAAGAAGGCGGTCCGCGCGTTCCCCAACATTTCCCGCAGTGACCTGCGAATGGTTCTGGTGCAAAGTGCCGATCGCATTCTGCCAGAGATGAAAGAAAACCTGGCCGCCTACGCCGACAAGCTGCTGCGGAAACGAGGCATCGAGATTATTCTCGAGCATCGCTTGAACGAAGTCTCGGCCGATCGAGCCGTGATCCTTTGCAAAGCCAGCAAGGAAGCGAAGACGATCCCTTCGCGAACCGTCGTCGCGACGGTACCCACTGAGCCGCACGAAGTGATTTTGAACACACCACTAGAGTGCGATCGGGGACGCATTCAAGTGAACGACGAGATGGAATCGACCAGCCATCCCGGCGTTTGGAGCTTGGGCGACTGTGCCGCGGTGCCCAGCGGCGAAGGGTACAACAGCCCGCCGACTGCTCAGTATGCCGTGCGTCAGGCTGTTGTTTGTGCCGAGAACATCCTCGCCACGATTCGCGACAAACCACGCTCTCACTTCAAGTTCGCAGGTCTCGGTAAGCTCGCTTCGTTGGGGGCACGCTGTGCGGTGGCCGAAGTGTTCGGCTTTACGTTCTCCGGCTTCTTCGCATGGGTGATGTGGCGAGCCATTTATGTTGGCAAGATGCCAGGCTTGGACCGGAAGATTCGTGTCTTCATTGATTGGCTGAAAGACTTCTTCTTGCCGCGAGACATCACGCAGTTGAACGTTCACAACGAGCAGCACGTTCGTCGCGAACACATCGCTGCCGGGCAAACACTTTTCCATCAAGGCGACTTTGGCGATCGGCTCTACTTTGTCGCGAAAGGAAAACTTGAGATCGAAGTCGATGGCCGCGTGATCAACACGACCGGAGAAGGAGACGTGATCGGCGAGATGGCGTTGCTTTCGCACACGGCGCGAAGTGCCACCGTGCGTGCGGTCGAGCCGACCGATTTAGTCAGCTTGCCGAAAGATGCGTTCGACTCGATCATCCAGTACGTTCCTGGTGCCGCCGAAGCCATGGCCGACATTCACGAAAAACGAATGCAGCAAATCAAAGCCGACATGGCCGCTGCCGCCGAAGATCAGCCCCAGAACTAA
- a CDS encoding type II toxin-antitoxin system RelE/ParE family toxin, producing MPKLFYSPAAKEDIRDAALYIARDNIPASQRWVLGVKNKCRLLAKYPEMGERRNDLGDGIRLSSYQNYGIYFQRTERGVEVVRVIRGDRNTQSL from the coding sequence ATGCCGAAACTCTTTTACTCGCCCGCAGCGAAAGAGGACATTCGCGACGCCGCTCTTTACATCGCTCGTGATAATATTCCCGCCTCTCAGCGATGGGTATTGGGCGTCAAAAACAAGTGCCGTCTGCTGGCAAAGTATCCAGAGATGGGTGAACGCCGTAACGACCTGGGGGATGGCATTCGCCTCTCGTCGTACCAAAACTATGGCATCTATTTCCAACGCACCGAGCGAGGTGTCGAAGTCGTCCGAGTCATCCGCGGTGACCGCAATACACAGTCGCTTTAA
- a CDS encoding DUF4198 domain-containing protein: MQYRFGLVVSLLLLSGCFGSDKVVPVSGVVTLDGEPLSGAVVGFEPIAVEGQLEAGYGSYAKTDEDGRYQLLSLKKEDGALVGRHRVSVSTVVGREGPNGEILGLTKERVPSRYNNDTELVIEVPPGGTDQANLELQRR; encoded by the coding sequence ATGCAATATCGTTTCGGATTGGTCGTTTCGCTGCTGCTACTGAGCGGTTGCTTCGGTAGCGATAAAGTCGTTCCGGTTTCAGGCGTAGTAACACTCGACGGTGAGCCACTGTCTGGGGCTGTCGTCGGATTCGAGCCGATCGCGGTCGAGGGGCAGCTTGAAGCTGGGTATGGTTCGTATGCCAAGACAGATGAGGACGGACGCTATCAACTCCTTTCGCTAAAAAAGGAAGATGGCGCCCTCGTGGGGCGGCATCGCGTGTCGGTCAGTACGGTCGTCGGTCGCGAAGGCCCAAATGGCGAGATCCTGGGCCTCACGAAGGAGCGTGTCCCCTCTCGCTACAACAACGATACCGAGCTAGTCATCGAAGTTCCGCCTGGGGGCACCGATCAGGCCAATTTGGAACTGCAGCGGCGGTAA
- a CDS encoding peroxiredoxin-like family protein, which yields MSHFAPSIPAPSGNLLAEDGQQVSLATLYADRPLLLQFSRHLGCVFCVDHAKQLLKHYETFQRHNLNVALVIMGDADQARKFREVLKLKFPVYADVDQSVYKAFEVPRGNVWQVAGPHLWWEGLKALTRSGIGPPKGDLMQLSGTYLIDTNGQIVWDFRPSSSAEFPNVDKILVAADTLSPIADA from the coding sequence ATGTCGCACTTCGCCCCCTCGATCCCTGCTCCTTCCGGAAACCTCCTTGCCGAGGATGGTCAGCAGGTTTCGTTGGCTACGCTATACGCCGACCGGCCGCTGCTGCTTCAGTTCTCGCGGCATCTCGGCTGTGTCTTCTGCGTCGATCACGCAAAGCAGCTTCTCAAGCATTACGAAACGTTCCAGAGACATAACTTGAACGTGGCCCTCGTCATCATGGGCGACGCCGATCAAGCTCGGAAGTTTCGGGAAGTGCTCAAGCTGAAATTCCCTGTCTACGCCGATGTCGACCAAAGCGTCTACAAAGCGTTTGAAGTCCCTCGCGGCAATGTCTGGCAAGTGGCCGGGCCACACCTTTGGTGGGAAGGCTTAAAGGCCCTCACACGAAGCGGCATCGGTCCACCCAAAGGGGATTTGATGCAGCTTTCCGGTACCTATCTGATCGATACCAACGGTCAGATCGTTTGGGACTTTCGTCCGAGCTCTTCGGCCGAGTTCCCCAATGTCGACAAAATCTTGGTCGCCGCTGACACGCTCTCGCCTATCGCCGACGCTTAA
- a CDS encoding MATE family efflux transporter yields MSMTQAEQTAPRTPMTSKGDLSAVMTIATPALAEQFLEFCVGTTDTWLAGNCLSEANSVPAVAAVGLMSYTCWMIFVICASIGIGATAVVARNIGANNWKDAEFATEQAISLGLILSVITTFVLWFLADDYIAAMQLEGKAYDMALLYLRILIPAIPGFMMIAVTTACLHGAGDTVTGLIVMTIVNILNIAISAALAIGVGPIPKLGWSGIAIGTAVSHVIGGLLLLAILFQGRAHLKVQWRGMWPNVSRMRRLLRVGLPGGLNDAIVLSSHLWYLGIINSLGTTQAAAHGLAIRLESPGFLSAWAFSVAASSLTGQHLGANNPKRATRATLVSLSICFTMLSLYSLTIVLGGNWLTDVFLGFPQEGTTAYSTSEAVLKILWIMAACLPFYAVFTVLSGSLRGAGDTTWPLLITFIGFLLIRMPATYWLAWETIEIPLTGITLEGVGWGLTGAWLAMLLDNVARMILMIIRYRHGAWTRIEV; encoded by the coding sequence ATGTCGATGACGCAGGCCGAGCAAACTGCGCCGCGGACGCCTATGACGTCCAAGGGGGATCTCAGCGCGGTGATGACGATCGCAACGCCAGCTCTTGCGGAACAGTTTCTCGAGTTCTGCGTCGGCACCACCGACACGTGGCTTGCCGGAAACTGTTTGTCGGAAGCCAACTCGGTTCCCGCGGTCGCTGCCGTAGGGCTGATGTCTTACACCTGCTGGATGATCTTCGTTATCTGTGCTTCGATCGGCATCGGTGCGACCGCCGTCGTGGCTCGTAATATCGGAGCCAATAACTGGAAGGATGCCGAGTTCGCAACCGAACAAGCGATCTCGCTTGGACTGATCCTTTCGGTCATCACGACCTTCGTGCTGTGGTTCCTGGCCGACGACTACATTGCCGCGATGCAGTTGGAAGGGAAAGCGTACGACATGGCGTTGCTTTACCTCCGCATTCTCATTCCCGCGATTCCAGGGTTCATGATGATCGCGGTAACGACTGCTTGCCTGCATGGCGCCGGCGATACGGTTACCGGGCTCATCGTCATGACAATCGTCAACATTCTGAACATCGCCATCAGTGCTGCGTTGGCGATTGGTGTTGGCCCCATTCCTAAACTTGGCTGGAGTGGAATTGCAATCGGCACGGCCGTATCTCATGTGATCGGCGGCTTGCTGTTATTGGCGATTCTCTTTCAAGGCCGAGCCCATCTCAAAGTTCAATGGCGCGGCATGTGGCCAAACGTTTCTCGAATGCGACGACTTCTCCGCGTTGGCCTGCCGGGCGGCTTGAACGACGCGATCGTGCTTTCCTCGCACTTGTGGTATCTCGGCATTATCAACAGCCTCGGCACGACTCAGGCCGCAGCACATGGACTCGCAATTCGCTTGGAGTCGCCTGGCTTCCTGTCGGCGTGGGCCTTTTCGGTGGCGGCGTCGTCTCTAACGGGCCAGCACCTCGGGGCGAACAATCCGAAGCGAGCGACCAGGGCCACGCTCGTCTCGCTATCGATCTGCTTCACGATGCTGTCGCTTTACTCGCTTACCATCGTGTTGGGCGGCAACTGGTTGACCGACGTTTTCCTCGGCTTCCCCCAGGAAGGAACGACCGCCTATTCGACGAGCGAAGCTGTCCTGAAAATCCTTTGGATCATGGCGGCCTGCTTGCCGTTTTACGCGGTGTTTACCGTCCTGAGCGGATCCCTTCGCGGCGCCGGCGATACGACCTGGCCGCTGCTGATCACGTTCATCGGCTTCCTGCTGATCCGCATGCCGGCCACCTATTGGCTGGCCTGGGAAACGATCGAAATCCCCCTGACCGGAATCACGCTCGAAGGCGTCGGCTGGGGCCTCACTGGCGCCTGGCTCGCAATGCTGCTCGACAACGTTGCCCGAATGATCCTCATGATCATCCGCTACCGTCACGGTGCCTGGACACGCATTGAAGTTTGA